The Biomphalaria glabrata chromosome 13, xgBioGlab47.1, whole genome shotgun sequence sequence GAAACACGCGCCAATCAAAACACTTTCAatatgttgatgtttttttataatatctAACTACTTCTTTGTTGATAGGCTTTGCTCTTCttaattaaaatagtttttctctctttctcttattttcatCTCGCTAAAATAAACACTGTTAGAGTATCTAGTTAATTGTTCCCAGTTCATTCCCTTATATGAATTACGTCCCCATTGACCATTTAGATTAGAATCATGACAACTTTTATACCACCAGGCACCTGAACATTGTTCTGCACAGTTTAAGTCACTGGCCACATCGTTATCTCTATCAAAAGTAGTAAAGAACATGTTATTATGAGGTGATAAGTCATCTCCAGCATTTCCTGAATAGTTTCCTATCTGTAGTTTATATTTATCAGTCTCACTCAATACTTTAAAGTTTTCGTACTGTGCAAAGTATGTCTTGTTGTTATATTGcgtaaaatattttgtgttgttaaattctaaatctattctTAAATCATATTCTTCAGTTGAAGTtagcttaaaaatattttcattgccCAGATAAAATTCACCAATGTTGTAATCTCCAAAGCCGTCACGATACTCCTTCCAGTCTCTATAGAAATCTACTTTTCCGTTGATTCTTCTCTGAAAGATAATCCATCCGCCACCGTCTGTTTTCGTGTCACACATGACCTTTAACCCGGACAATAACTTTACTATTACGTGGTTTTGCGTATCGCTGATGTCACGACAAGATATTGGTGGTCctgtttaaaaacaattaaatacaaCATAAAGTCTTTATAGAAATATCGATCTGCATTAAGTAAATATAAAGAGAATTGTATGATACAGCTGAAGTCTCATACACATGCACAGAAAAATGCAAcgtaacaaaaatattataaaaattatttctagcGTTTATATAATCTTTAATTCGCCCATAAATTACGTTGAACTTTACAGAGATGTTTGAGTCCatagaaaatgaaaaatgtGATTATCTTCGACCACAAAAGAGGAGCTATATAAATGTTTCGGCTGCAAAAACTAGATTGGATTCTTGAACATTTTAGATCTTCAAAGTCTGTGTTTGTTAGCTACTGTAATTCTGTTGAAAGTGAATACATTTtctaatatacacaaatttaaaaattcaataatttaatCTCGTCACTAAAATAGTGTAATGTATTTCATAAACGTCTTTATCGAAAATAGGTTATTTAGTTTGATTTACAGtgacaaataatttaaaagaaaactcCTTACACAAACAACAATATtactaaagaaatttaaaacaagacgATGGCTGGAAATTGAGTTGAATTCTCCATTGACTAATCCAAGTGAACGCCAACATTACATTATTATAACAGGATGACATGGCTTGATTTCCAGGAATAAATGATGTTGTGTCTTTTCATTCATAGACCCTGTCAGCATGAGATTTAACAACGGTTGTTGTATATCTTGTGCTTGCGGGGACACAGATTTAAAATTTCACTTCATTCCTTTGACAAAAGTTTCCAGCACTATAACCCTGCTCCCCTTTTTATTCTAATGATTCTTgactttaaataatttttgatggTTTTGTTACACAACACAAGATAATAACTGTGTACCGGGTAACTGTAAAGTGTACAAGATCGTAAAATAACCCAGccataacaaaaacatttcgtATATAATTTGACATTTAAACTATAAAACTGAAAGCGTAGTGATTGCCCCATTTTTAGATTCATTCGAATATATTCACATTAACgttatctttttaaatttataagaaaTGTAGGCGCTAAGTgtgtagtatttaaaaaaaaaactgtatgcAGATATACATTATTTCGGGAAATGCGTAACATCAGTAGCACTAACTAGATTCTGTAAATCAAGACGCTTTGATAGCCCGAATAGCTCGTCCGTCCACATCCTTCTCGATACTCTGCACATTGTGCATCCCTAATGGACACGCTCACCATTTTCAGAATCggctcaatgtgttttgaatatgttttaaaaaaacaacttaagtcaattaaaaaaaaatatataaaaaatctttACCTTTCTCAATCTTCTCATTTATTTGTGTCAAAGCAGTTGACAGATTTGTTAATTGTGTCTCTAGATCCGCTTCTAACTTGCTTAAATTTTGTTGACTGGTGTTCACATCTTTATTTAAGTTTATTATGCTTTGTCTGTTAGTATTCACTTcttgtgtaatgttttgtatcttctgtttgtttgattccAAGTCCTCTTTCAactgatttatattttcttttttagtattTACTTCATCTGTAATGTCTTGTAGACTTTGTTTGTTGGTTCTTAAGTCATCTTTTAGACTGTCTACAATTTGCCTGAGAGTATTTAATTCATCATTATGTCTTGCAATGCTTCGTTTGTTAGTATCTAAATCACTggaaatttttttaatactttcttTGCAAATACTTATGTCACCTTGTATATTGTTGACCGTTTGTCTGAGACTATTCAATTCATCAATATAGCTTAAAGTGCTTTGTTTGTTAGCATTCAGATCATCTGTAATGCTTTTAATGTTTTGACTGTTAGTGTCCAATTCATCTTTTATGCttataatattttcttgtttactttTGATATCTACTTTAATGTGATAAATATTCTGTTTATTTTCTAGTATATTTTTCTTCTCTTTGTCAGCCTGTCTCAATAGTTTCGGTATTATTTTGACCAAATCATCAAATGTTGGATTTGAAACTATAATTGCTAACATCTCATTCAACCGTTCAGATCTTCCATCAGGTTTCATGACATGAGCTccacaaaaatattttccagACTCTGAAGATTTTAAATAGCTCCAAGAAATTTCAATAAATGATGCTTTTGTTTTGGTGTCAGAAAGTTCTCCTTTAGCAATGTTAAAATTACTCTCTTGTTTGGTTGTGACGATGGGCTGATCTTTATTGATGGTAGCAATGACACTATTTGTCTCtgtaaataaatgatatttcaaaatgttataaattaatgttaaaaTTTACATAAACATAAGAATTATCTTTTAAAGTATATATTCtacaaggcttgtcttcgagtccgaggattagttaggaatgcagtatttcccaacGAATCTCATTTTTTTCTGCCTCGGTAAAAAGCAACATCAAACAGATTAGTTTAACTAACtctatttttttgtaagttgttttttttgtttgttttgtaactgAAGAAGGCCTCGTTGCCgagttgttttattgttttttattggtCTGACAGGGTTACTTacatgcatgggcgtagccaggattttttttcggggagggttttgggggggggaccccccccccccgacctcccccccccccccgcggaaataattatacatatatatatgtgtgtgtgtgtgtgtgtgtacataattaatctttattatattctgacgtttattgtagactccccgccctagctagcaaggaggtctgggggagttcgcagcgctcccccagcgcgcgccgcagagcactatttctggtattgaaagccaacaaaatgcatattctgaggtatctacagtgatattatcctgctattaaaaagttttttttcaaaaacctaatgtgcttttcttactgacttagaccctctcgcgccgttcggcgcattttccggcaagctgtttccgcaactcttattttgcgtaattcattttgtcagaaaacatgtcccgcaaaacctcatgcgacgctctgtcacaaccttactaaggattcgactcccagttcggcacatgatttctttgatttagacccgatctctatgactggctcctaaaatctgtcttagccatctttgttgagacacatttaatgattttcaatttcggcagaagactattctcactttattaatggagcccaagccactggtagaaatttgtaacctttcttgactacgctcttggaattacatgcctgtatttcgctatagattttatatagaaaaggaacGTTTTTTTCGTCAAATTATCTGTTGAGggcttttaaactaaaaaatctctgttttaatttttgtttagtttttaatttcaaaccccatttagctaagatcatagaatttggtgactgtagtttgctttaaaataatattgaagtaggggaattttaaactcaaaactatctgaaggggttttaaactttaaagaaaaagccatctggagtaGGGGAAtttcaactcaaaaccactttagctacgctcatagattttatagtgtgtaattcgcttttttttatattgaagaggtactttttagcttcaaaccccaactggtaAAGGGGGGAggtgttaaactcaaaacccctttggttttaaaatcaaaatcttctcaactgtgctgttggaatttgaggattgttgtttgcattttttttggtagggtgtttaaaattcaaaaccccttgtagggggttttaaactcaaagccccctggtagagggatttgtatctcaaaaccccctgataggggtttttaaaatctcaaaaccccctggtaggggaatttaaattcaaaaccccctggtagagggtttttaactcaaaactgcctcggctgtgctgtggtaagtgatgatttagtattaaaatctcacctaaaataaacataatgaaagcaaaaatcagtcacttaattccgtccccacccccctgcgggggggggatttcatttcggggggggggggttgaaccccaagaacacccccccccggctacgcccatgcttacATGCATGCTTATGTTTTTAGTTTATTGTGTAAGGGAAATTACAAAGAGTTGCTCAATTATTTAATGGATTGTCTGCCTTTAAGAATTTAAtattaatgtagaatttatgGATTGGATCCAAACCAATGCACTCATTTAAATTTCCAAATTAAGAAGTGGTGTTAGGAAATCAATACCAAGGACAATATTTTAAAGTGGTGTTAGGAAATCAGTACTAAGGACAATGTTTCAAAGTGGTGTTAGGAAATCAATACTTAGGACAATGTCTCAAAGTGGTGTTAGGAAATCAATACTTAGGACAATGTTTCAAAGTGGTGTTAGGAAATTAATACTTAGGACAATGTTTCAAAGTGGTGTTAGGAAATCAATACTTACGACAATGTTTCAAAGTGGTGTTAGGAAATCAATACTTAGGACAATGTTTCAAAGTGGTGTTAGGAAATCAGTACTAAGGACAATGTTTCAAAGTGGTGTTAGGAAATCAGTACTAAGGACAATGTCTCAAAGTGGTGTTAGGAAATCAATACTAACGACAATGTTTCAAAGTGGTGTTAGGAAATCAATACTAAGGACAATGTCTCAAAGTGGTGTTAGGAAATCAATACTAAGGACAATGTTTCAAAGTGGTGTTAGGAAATCAATACTAAGGACAATGTTTCAAATTGGTGTTAGGAAATCAATACTAAGGACAATGTCTCAAAGTGGTGTTAGGAAATCAATACTAAGGACAATGTCTCAAAGTGGTGTTAGGAAATCAATACTAAGGACAATGTTTCAAAGTGGTGTTAGGAAATCAATACTAAGGACAATGTTTCAAAGTGGTGTTAGGAAATCAATACTAAGGACAATGTCTCAAAGTGGTGTTAGGAAATCAATACTTAGGACAATGTTTCAAAGTGGTGTTAGGAAATCAATACTTAGGACAATGTTTCAAAGTGGTGTTAGGAAATCAATACTAAGGACAATGTTTCAAAGTGGTGTTAGGAAATCAATACTAAGGACAATGTTTCAAAGTGGTGTTAGGAAATCAATACTTAGGACAATGTCTCAAAGTGGTGTTAGGAAATCAATACTTAGGACAATGTTTCAAAGTGGTGTTAGGAAATTAATACTTAGGACAATGTTTCAAAGTGGTGTTAGGAAATCAATACTTACGACAATGTTTCAAAGTGGTGTTAGGAAATCAATACTTAGGACAATGTTTCAAAGTGGTGTTAGGAAATCAGTACTAAGGACAATGTTTCAAAGTGGTGTTAGGAAATCAGTACTAAGGACAATGTCTCAAAGTGGTGTTAGGAAATCAATACTAACGACAATGTTTCAAAGTGGTGTTAGGAAATCAATACTAAGGACAATGTCTCAAAGTGGTGTTAGGAAATCAATACTAAGGACAATGTTTCAAAGTGGTGTTAGGAAATCAATACTAAGGACAATGTTTCAAATTGGTGTTAGGAAATCAATACTAAGGACAATGTCTCAAAGTGGTGTTAGGAAATCAATACTAAGGACAATGTCTCAAAGTGGTGTTAGGAAATCAATACTAAGGACAATGTTTCAAAGTGGTGTTAGGAAATCAATACTAAGGACAATGTTTCAAAGTGGTGTTAGGAAATCAATACTAAGGACAATGTCTCAAAGTGGTGTTAGGAAATCAATACTTAGGACAATGTTTCAAAGTGGTGTTAGGAAATCAATACTTAGGACAATGTTTCAAAGTGGTGTTAGGAAATCAATACTAAGGACAATGTTTCAAAGTGGTGTTAGGAAATCAATACTAAGGACAATGTTTCAAAGTGGTGTTAGGAAATCAACACTAAGGACAATGTTTCAAAGTGGTGTTAGGAAATCAATACTAAGGACAATGTTTCAAAGTGGTGTTAGGAAATCAATACTAAGGACAATGTTTCAAAGTGGTGTTAGGAAATCAATACTAAGGACAATGTCTCAAAGTGGTGTTAGGAAATCAATACTAAGGACAATGTTTCAAAGTGGTGTTAGGAAATCAATACTAAGGACAATGTTTCAAAGTCTGTTTTTCAAGTGtgttccataaaaaaaaacggcactTATCAAACCAgtgaggcgcgatggctgatcGATGAAGCGCTTTGCTCCTACGGGTTCGAATCATGGCGAAATTCGGGCGCGTCTGAGTTTACCCAACACTAacgttggggaaaagtaaaaacggttggtcgttatgctggccacatgacaccctcgtaaaccgagGGCTACAAAAAtagatgaccattacattatCTGCCTTAGATACCACATTGtctaaaagggaactttttactttaaagtcAAACCAGAGATTAAAAAGCTTTACCAGCAATCAAACATGGGACCCTATGTCAGAGGCCAAGGACTGGACAGATCAGCAAACGAGCCTaatatcgaatttttttttttcagcctttaTATATAGAACAGTGGCATTTGTGAAGGACTAcaaatgtatgtgtgtttttaaaTCATAAAGAGAGTTTATATGTCACAAAGTAGTTAGGACTAAGGCGCTCTGAGAacgctccttttttttttacaaagcttttaaaaCAACTCTCTCTGTATGGcaaaaagtttgcacacgttatttctgtcacacccaatctcaagcttaaattttgcacaattatttttttctccttagcaatacaaaaatcaattttaaaaggttacaaaaacagttaaactaaaaatcggctcccgaagtggttcacccaggcaggcttcaatattttcagaaagaacatccgaatgaaattatatcaaaggcaaatgagagataagaattgagaaagaaggttgacagatcttgtgtagtacCCCAAtcgtccagcagatcaaaggtaggtgcaagtgaatgcaaagttagatatGAGCCTGGcataactagttcccctttcagaccttgtggtctatagggcagatgatgtaaagttcatctgtttttgtggcctacggttaacgagggtgtcatgtagccagcacaacgaccaaccgcctttacttttccccaactaatgtcaggtacttattagagctgggtggactcggaagCGCTcaaggattccaaagttgaaaatcccagtcttcaccaggatttgaaaccTGGAACCCCGGTTAgctagccaagcgctttaccgctcagctaccgcgcttTCCCTGGCCTTACTAAGGTCTCacaattgatgtaattgttttgaaaagtgtCTCAATGTCTTATTCGGCTTATTCTACACGGTGTGACTGCACAAagagttattttaagaaaatgctTTTTACAAGATTAGTATTCgatttaaattaggtctaacttataatgcatactaaatagctttttctcttaaaaaaactgcttgcataagtgatttaaaaaatttaatttttcgcgttcagaaaaaaaaaaagtagcagttgcattagaactttgagtggtctaaaatatttctagtttacgagatttaaacgggacggacggaaagACGGATAGAcggatagacggacagacatttcacacaaataatagcgttttttccccttttgggaGCAGCTAAAAAATTCGTATTCAATTATTTTGTCTGGTATcatgaaaaagagaaagaaatcgtacttgatagATGAGGTGGTATaatttgaattagtccccttgacgACTAATGAgcactgattttttttatagcatttaaaaataatcatgttAACACTCACCAAGATGATACCTTTTTCTTCCTTCTCCCCTTTCCCaacaggtccagacaagtgataggatcatagagcattgagaaaactTAATGCTAAACAaaccattggtaaaaatattcctaatcgcatatatttattttatctcagCAGTCAATAAAAAGTATAGAAAGACTAAGCTTAAGTaatggatacaattacactatatataagcttttttctttatttttataaaaggtaTTTtccgtttttctttttttaaagatattgtcacgccctatttaaaaaaaaaaattaggatctGCTAAAAATGTAGCCAAAGGGAGATAGCTCTATTAATTGAAAATGGTTAAAGTACAGACAgagttatctattttttttcattgttatatcaaccgaggggataataacaactaacctcacagacaccttcaagaccCTTatcattcctaggaacatcttagttgcctgtcagagggcggtactgctgcagacctgacacatcaccagaaaattcatcggtggaaactgataattGGATTATGATAAATTTTcattccctttaacgaaacttgaccctggcttcgccagagaatgaataatcgctcttttataataataataataataatgatactaGACAATGACAgagaatactcgttcttttttaacatattaatactac is a genomic window containing:
- the LOC106075198 gene encoding fibrinogen C domain-containing protein 1; its protein translation is MHVKTNSVIATINKDQPIVTTKQESNFNIAKGELSDTKTKASFIEISWSYLKSSESGKYFCGAHVMKPDGRSERLNEMLAIIVSNPTFDDLVKIIPKLLRQADKEKKNILENKQNIYHIKVDIKSKQENIISIKDELDTNSQNIKSITDDLNANKQSTLSYIDELNSLRQTVNNIQGDISICKESIKKISSDLDTNKRSIARHNDELNTLRQIVDSLKDDLRTNKQSLQDITDEVNTKKENINQLKEDLESNKQKIQNITQEVNTNRQSIINLNKDVNTSQQNLSKLEADLETQLTNLSTALTQINEKIEKGPPISCRDISDTQNHVIVKLLSGLKVMCDTKTDGGGWIIFQRRINGKVDFYRDWKEYRDGFGDYNIGEFYLGNENIFKLTSTEEYDLRIDLEFNNTKYFTQYNNKTYFAQYENFKVLSETDKYKLQIGNYSGNAGDDLSPHNNMFFTTFDRDNDVASDLNCAEQCSGAWWYKSCHDSNLNGQWGRNSYKGMNWEQLTRYSNSVYFSEMKIREREKNYFN